One Candidatus Aminicenantes bacterium genomic window carries:
- a CDS encoding DnaJ domain-containing protein: MARRDDWERTLAFHDGGLIFAKTNVPGERLGAILANLGRLSPEDAASIPSLTSSGQMIGEALIAKRLITHKDLYEALLAQMSRITLALFSEFEAQFHFEARERIVDIDFEMRMYLPQLIELGIREMPFHPALIDFLGLKFPVAGGSGSSKTLSADEKILLASLDGRRSGEATSATSALEPKTFWKTLFLLYCLDLARWQEPAPAAASVPEASPEPPASSAPPDAPAEIPTEIGEVLEFHSRLPKLDYYQILGVGRAAGEDEIKKAYFKLARKFHPDRFGRQADSEIREKIDAVFDAVTKAYRTLTSRDKRAMYSSKQAGPAPADDKDRGRNAEIRFRQGKTLFSQGRYEEALALLEEAVRLKDDKGDYYLLLAMAESKVPDLSKKAERNFLRAIEIEAWNPEAYVGLGYLYKREGLALRARKQFEKALELDPEHKAARQGLDETDGKVDGKKRRKGILSKDLFGGKKS; encoded by the coding sequence GTGGCCCGCAGGGACGATTGGGAACGGACCCTGGCCTTCCATGACGGCGGGCTCATCTTCGCCAAGACCAATGTCCCCGGGGAGCGGTTGGGAGCCATCCTGGCGAACCTGGGCCGCCTCAGCCCCGAAGACGCGGCCTCGATCCCGAGCCTGACCTCCTCCGGGCAGATGATCGGGGAAGCCCTGATCGCCAAGCGCCTGATCACCCACAAGGACCTCTACGAAGCCCTCCTGGCCCAGATGTCCCGTATCACCCTGGCGCTTTTCTCGGAATTCGAGGCCCAATTTCACTTCGAGGCGCGGGAGCGCATCGTCGACATCGACTTCGAGATGAGAATGTACCTTCCCCAGCTCATCGAGCTGGGCATTCGGGAGATGCCCTTCCATCCGGCTCTGATCGATTTTCTCGGCCTGAAGTTCCCCGTCGCCGGCGGCTCCGGCTCCTCCAAGACGCTCAGTGCGGATGAGAAAATTCTTTTGGCTTCGCTGGACGGCCGCCGGTCCGGCGAGGCGACCTCGGCGACCAGCGCCCTGGAGCCGAAGACGTTCTGGAAGACGCTGTTTCTTCTGTATTGCCTCGACCTGGCGCGATGGCAGGAGCCCGCACCCGCGGCGGCGTCGGTCCCCGAGGCGTCTCCGGAGCCGCCGGCTTCTTCCGCGCCGCCGGACGCCCCGGCCGAGATACCGACCGAGATCGGGGAAGTCCTCGAATTCCACAGCCGCCTGCCGAAGCTCGACTATTACCAGATTTTGGGCGTCGGGCGCGCGGCCGGAGAGGACGAGATCAAGAAGGCCTATTTCAAGCTGGCCCGCAAATTCCACCCGGATCGTTTCGGCCGCCAGGCCGATTCCGAGATCAGGGAAAAGATCGATGCCGTCTTCGACGCGGTCACCAAGGCTTACCGGACCTTGACCAGCCGGGACAAGCGCGCGATGTACAGCTCCAAGCAGGCCGGCCCCGCCCCGGCCGACGACAAGGACCGCGGCCGCAACGCCGAAATCCGGTTCCGGCAGGGGAAGACGCTGTTCAGCCAGGGGCGCTACGAGGAAGCCCTGGCCCTCCTGGAGGAGGCGGTCCGGCTCAAGGACGACAAGGGCGATTACTATCTCCTTCTGGCCATGGCCGAGAGCAAGGTGCCCGACCTGAGCAAGAAGGCCGAGCGCAATTTCCTAAGGGCGATCGAAATCGAGGCTTGGAACCCGGAGGCGTATGTCGGGCTCGGCTATCTCTACAAGCGGGAAGGGTTGGCCCTGCGGGCTCGCAAGCAGTTCGAGAAGGCCCTGGAGCTCGATCCCGAGCACAAGGCCGCCCGCCAGGGCTTGGACGAGACCGACGGCAAGGTCGATGGGAAAAAAAGACGCAAGGGAATACTGAGCAAGGATCTGTTCGGGGGCAAGAAAAGCTGA
- the ligA gene encoding NAD-dependent DNA ligase LigA produces MTGKATTREQAARRIEALRRDIVHHEKKYYVDNDPEISDAEFDGLMKELQGLEELHPDLVTPDSPTRRVGGAPVEGFASVRHRTPMMSLDNVFSVEDLQEFGRRVEKLLPDRPLAFVAELKIDGLGISILYKGGRLAQAVTRGDGVRGDDVTANVRTIRSLPLAIPEQGEVEVRGEIYLPFESFRAINREREEREEPLFANPRNAAAGSIRQLDPRITAARRLDAFLYWLTVDGAEPPSQWETLATLRRLGFKTNPESRRLRSLAEVTAYWREWTEKRDGLSYDADGIVIKIDAADQRADLGSTAKAPRGAVAFKFPARQATTRLLDIVVQVGRTGALTPVAVLEPVRLSGTTVSRATLHNEDEIKRKDIRIGDVVLVERSGDVIPKIVKPIIDYSSSGRRNGPDDEYGESNGKSSPSKRKRGEAFVMPARCPACGSAVFRTEGEAVSRCANPSCPARLRESILHFAGRRAMNIEGLGEALADQLLAAKLAASLPDIYGLRLDDLAGLERMGPKSAQNLLDEIEASKRNGPARLVFALGIRHVGEKLARNLAAHFHDIEALAAADEKALLEVEEIGPIVAENIVFFFRQPESRVLLDRLKAAGVRFRSERPAAAGGAAPLAGLTFVLTGRLASFSRDEAKAEIERRGGTVTDSISKKTSRLVVGEEAGSKLDKAAKLGVKTLTEGEFRKLLESA; encoded by the coding sequence ATGACCGGAAAAGCGACGACCCGCGAGCAGGCGGCCCGCCGGATCGAAGCCCTGCGGCGGGACATCGTCCACCACGAGAAGAAGTACTATGTCGACAACGACCCCGAGATCTCGGACGCCGAATTCGACGGGCTGATGAAGGAGCTCCAAGGCCTGGAAGAGCTTCACCCCGATCTCGTCACCCCCGACTCCCCCACGCGGCGCGTCGGCGGGGCGCCCGTGGAAGGCTTCGCCTCGGTCCGCCACCGGACCCCGATGATGAGCCTGGACAACGTCTTCTCGGTGGAGGATCTGCAAGAGTTCGGCCGCCGGGTGGAGAAGCTCCTTCCGGATAGGCCGCTCGCCTTCGTGGCCGAGCTCAAGATCGACGGCCTCGGCATTTCCATCCTCTACAAGGGCGGGCGGCTGGCCCAGGCGGTGACGCGGGGCGACGGCGTCCGGGGGGACGACGTCACAGCCAACGTCCGGACGATCCGCAGCTTGCCGCTGGCCATCCCGGAGCAGGGCGAGGTAGAAGTCCGGGGCGAGATCTATCTGCCCTTCGAGTCATTTCGGGCCATCAACCGGGAGCGCGAAGAGCGGGAAGAGCCGCTATTCGCCAACCCGCGCAACGCCGCGGCCGGGTCAATCCGCCAGCTCGACCCGCGGATCACGGCCGCGCGGCGGCTGGACGCCTTCCTCTACTGGCTGACCGTGGACGGGGCCGAGCCGCCGAGCCAATGGGAAACGCTGGCCACCCTCCGCCGGCTCGGCTTCAAGACCAACCCCGAATCCCGCCGCCTCCGCTCGCTGGCCGAAGTGACGGCTTACTGGCGGGAATGGACCGAAAAGCGCGACGGCCTCTCCTACGACGCCGACGGCATCGTCATCAAGATCGACGCCGCCGACCAGCGGGCGGATTTAGGGTCGACCGCCAAGGCTCCCCGCGGCGCCGTGGCCTTCAAATTCCCGGCCCGCCAGGCGACGACCAGGCTCCTGGACATCGTCGTCCAGGTCGGCCGGACGGGCGCCCTAACGCCGGTCGCGGTGCTGGAGCCGGTCCGTCTCTCGGGCACGACGGTCAGCCGGGCCACCCTGCACAACGAGGACGAGATCAAACGCAAGGACATCCGGATCGGCGACGTCGTTCTGGTCGAGAGGAGCGGCGACGTCATCCCCAAGATCGTCAAGCCGATTATCGACTACTCGTCGTCAGGTCGCCGAAACGGCCCGGACGACGAGTACGGGGAGTCTAACGGAAAATCATCCCCGTCGAAGCGCAAACGGGGCGAAGCCTTCGTGATGCCCGCCCGTTGTCCAGCCTGCGGCTCGGCTGTTTTCCGGACTGAGGGCGAGGCCGTGTCCCGCTGCGCCAACCCCTCCTGCCCAGCTCGCCTGCGCGAGTCCATTCTGCATTTCGCGGGCCGGCGGGCGATGAATATCGAAGGCCTGGGCGAAGCGCTGGCCGACCAGCTGCTCGCCGCCAAGCTGGCGGCCTCGCTGCCGGATATCTACGGCCTCAGGCTCGACGACTTGGCCGGATTGGAGCGAATGGGGCCGAAGAGCGCCCAAAACCTCCTGGACGAGATCGAGGCCTCCAAGCGCAACGGCCCCGCCAGGCTCGTTTTCGCCTTGGGCATCCGCCATGTCGGCGAGAAGCTGGCCCGAAACCTGGCCGCTCATTTCCACGACATCGAGGCGCTGGCCGCGGCGGACGAAAAGGCCCTCCTGGAGGTCGAGGAGATCGGCCCGATCGTGGCCGAGAACATCGTCTTCTTCTTCCGTCAGCCGGAGAGCCGCGTCCTTCTGGATCGGCTCAAGGCGGCCGGCGTCCGCTTTCGGTCGGAGAGGCCGGCGGCAGCCGGCGGCGCTGCCCCGCTGGCCGGGCTGACGTTTGTCCTGACCGGACGGCTGGCCTCCTTCAGCCGGGACGAGGCCAAGGCGGAGATCGAGCGGCGCGGCGGCACGGTCACGGATTCGATCTCCAAAAAGACGAGCCGGCTGGTTGTAGGCGAGGAGGCGGGATCGAAGCTGGACAAGGCGGCCAAACTGGGCGTCAAGACCCTGACCGAAGGGGAATTCCGCAAGCTCCTGGAATCGGCCTGA